CATACCGGCTACTCGAAAGAAGAACTGAGGTCTATTCAAAAAAGCAGCGGTTTTTATTGTCCCCAATGCAATGAAAAAGTTCAGATTAAAGCGGGAAACAAGAAGATCTGGCATTTTTCACACGTTCCCGGTGTTACCAATTGTACTTTATCAAGGGGAGAATCAATGTACCATCTGCTCGGCAAAAAGCTCTTGTATGAACATGTCATTAAGGAATTTCCCAATGCACTTCTGGAACCATTCTTTCCGGATATCTTCCAGCGCCCCGATATATGGATACCACCCCAGATTCCCATAGAGTTTCAATGCTCTGCTATTCCATCTCCCATTTTGATTGAAAGATCCAAAGGCTACATCAGCAGGGGAATGACCCCTTTTTGGATCCTCGGTAAGAAAAGGCTTAAAACACTAAGTTCCACTACTTTTCAGATCTCATCATTTGATTGGCTGACCGCCCGAATTTCTTCTGTTAACCACTTGCCCTCACTTTATTACTTCTGTCCTGTTGAAGCAAAAGTGTATCATCTCTCCTCCATTGTTCCTGTTACATCAACAAGAGTGTATGGAAAGCTTGATTCATATCCCCTATGTGAATATTCCTTTCAAACTCCTCATCATCTTCAACCATCAAAAAGAGATTCCCCATTGTTTCAAGTTAAATCCTGGCTGAACGCAAAAAAACAATGGAGACTCCACGCCTTTAAACAAAACCATCAAACCTACCGCCAACTGAAAATCCTCTTTCTTAAAAATCATTCAACGCTTACTTACTTTCCTTCTGAAGCAGGGATGCCTGTCCCTTTTGCTTATACTCTTCAGGAACCTTCATTTATATGGCAGTCATATGTGCTGCTGAACTCCATCATTCCTGTACAGATTGGAGAATCCTTTCAGTTCTCCAGCGTATTTAACCATATGAAATGGCTTATCCATAAGAAAATAATAACTCTGCGGGAACTGCCGCTTATTACAGATGTACATTATTCATTTGCTGTCATGCATTATCTTAACCTGCTTTGCTATTATGGGATCATTAAACGAGTTGGAAAAAAAGAGTTTGTAAAGATCAGAGACCCCGTTTTCCCAAATACGATGGATCAGGCATTAGCCAATGATTTTATTTTAATGGAGTCAGGGGTAAAACATGGTGTGAATATTCTGTTTTCTGGTAAAATGTAGGTATGTACGAAATTTAAGCAGGAGGTGCCGCTGCATGGCTCAAACAAAATCAAAATCTCTTCCGAAACGAGAAGAATTATTACAGCAGGATACATGGGATCTTGAAGCCGTTTACGCAACAAATGACAAGTGGGAAGAAGAATTCAATGAAGTGAAAGGCCTGTTGCCTGAATTGAAGGAATTTCAAGGAAAACTTGGCGAATCGGCAGAAACGCTCTATCATTACTTTCAAAAACAGGACGAGCTCACAAAAAAGCTTGGGAAGCTCTATACATACGCCCATATGCGGTACGATCAAGATACAACAAACTCTTTTTACCAAGGATTGAATGACCGGGCATCAAATCTAGCGACTCAGGTAAGCAGTTCTTTATCATTTGCTGTACCGGAAATTCTGTCGTTGCCCGAGGAGACCATTCAAACCTATGTTAAAGAGTATAAAGAACTTGCCTTATACAAGCATGCCTTGGATGAAATCAACCGCCAGCGGCCGCATGTTCTTTCTAAAGAGGAAGAAGCTCTTCTGGCTGATGTCAGTGAAGTGACGGCAAGTGCCAGTACCACATTCGGAATGCTCAACAATGCCGACCTTAAATTTCCTGAAATCAAAGATGAGAACGGAGATGAAGTCGAGGTTACACATGGCAGATACATCCGGTTTCTGGAAAGCAGCGACCGACGTGTAAGGGAAGATGCGTTTAAAGCTGTTTATGGAACGTATGATAAATTCAAAAATACGTTTGCAAGCACGCTGGCAGGTACCGTGAAAAAAGATAACTTTTTTGCCAGGACAAGAAAGTTTGAATCTGCAAGGCAGGCGGCATTAGACAGCAATAATATTCCTGAAGAAGTGTATGAAAATCTCGTTAAAACAGTGAATGACCATCTTCATCTGCTTCATCGTTATGTCGACATCCGTAAGCGGGCACTGAATGTAGATGAACTTCATATGTACGATCTGTATACACCGCTAGTTCAGGATGTGAAGATGGAGGTTCCTTATAAGGAAGCGAAAAACCTTGTGTTGGAAAGCTTGAAGCCGATGGGCGACGAGTATGTGGGTATCGTGAAAGAGGGCTTGGAAAAGCGCTGGATTGATGTACATGAAAATGCAGGGAAACGAAGCGGAGCCTATTCATCTGGAGCATACGGGACGATGCCTTATATCTTGCTGAACTGGCAGGACAATGTTAATAACCTGTTTACATTGACACATGAAATCGGGCACTCGGTTCACAGCTATTATACGAGAGAATATCAGCCATATCCTTATGCGGATTATTCCATCTTTGTCGCTGAAGTAGCTTCTACCTGTAATGAAGCGCTGTTAAATCACTACATGTTAAATAAAACAAAAGATAAGCAGGAAAAGCTTTACTTGTTGAATCACCACTTGGAAGGCTTCAGGGGGACGGTATTCCGTCAGACCATGTTTGCAGAATTTGAACAAGCTATCCATGTTAAGGCAGCAAACGGTGAGCCATTAACACCAGAACTTCTCACCAAGATTTATTACGATCTAAATCTGAAATATTTTGGTGAGAATGTGGTGATCGATAAAGAGATCGGCCTGGAATGGTCAAGGATTCCACATTTCTATTACAATTTCTATGTGTATCAATACGCTACTGGCTTCAGTGCGGCAGCCTCTCTTTCAAAACAGATCCTGGAAGAAGGAGAAAGTGCAGTTTCCCGTTACATTGACTTCTTAAAAGCCGGAAGCTCTGATTATCCAATTGAAGTGCTGAAAAAAGCAGGAGTTGATATGACGACGTCTAAACCGATTGAGGATGCATTAAAAGTGTTTGAAGAAATTCTGGATGAGATGGAAGACTTGTTATTTGAGAAATAAAAACAAGAGGAGCTCTTTATCGGTTAGACCGGTAAAGAGCTCCTTTAATTGTGAAAGGGTCTTTTCAATTTGTTTCGGTAATTGATACATAACATGAAAAGAAGGATGGAAAGAAATAGCAAGGGAACGGATAAAGCAAGAGAAATCATTTTTAACAATGAAAGGAGAAAAAAATAAAAGCAGCCGGCAATAAACAATAGGGACATCGTGAATAAGAACAAATACATGGCGACCCTCCTTGTCTCCATTGTATTCACCCCGTTAAGCCGCTATTCAAAAAAGACGAACCTATATGGGAAAGGTTCGTCAGTCAACCGACTTGTGATGAATTGTATCTCCAGAATGTACCGTACTTTACCGGAACACGTTCTACCACCTGTTGAAGAACGAGCTTTTTCATGGCTTTTTCTATCTCATTGGCTGCCAAGTTGTACACGACGGAAAGCTCTTTCGTCGCGACAAACCGGTAAATTTTCATGAACTCTTCAAGAGGGGGAGGGGATTTGGGTTCAGGATGAAACCCAAGCATCTCGGCAATAATTTCAACATAAATCGAATATTGGTAGCTGCCGGCAATTTTTATTCCGTCTTCTTCGGCTTTATCATTAAATATGATAAGGGTAGGAATCTGGTCGATTTCCATTTCATTTGTAAATTTCCAATCGCATTGAAGGGCTTTTATAGCCGATTGTGAATGCATATCTTTAATGAATTCATAAGCGTCCAAGCCAACATTTTTGGCGATTTCAAAAAGCACTTCTTCTTTTGAAATGTTTTGCTTCTGCAAAAATAAATGCTCTCTAAGCTTGCGCAAAAATTTGTTTCCTGACTGCTTGCCTTGAAGTTCCGCTGCTTTAATAGCAAGGAATACAAGGTAGGGCGCAAGGATGGGATCTTCAAACCAGAGATCACCGTCACAGCTCATGCCGGTCATATTTGCTGTTTTTTCCCATCGGTCTGCAATTCGTTCAGCAGACTGATGGCCTTTCCGTCTTCGAAATGAATTTAAGGAGTCCAATTTCCCGCCAATGATGTGCCTTAATGTGAAATATTGTCCATACTCAACCTGCAATTTCTTTAAGATAGGTTCCAGCGCCCAGCATTCGGGGCATAATGGGTCAATGACTGAGTATAATTCCAAAGGCTTATGACAGCTGGAAGCAGTAAAGTTACCCTTGTGCTTCGCTTCATAAGGATATTCGGCTTCAAAAGGTGTCAATATTTATTCTCCTTTCCATGGCTATCATCGGACGTATTTACCATATGATAAGCAGTCATGGTTAGACGGCTGATAATAAAATCCCTGAGGGGGCCTTCAAGGGATACAGAATCCATTGCTTTCCCCATGCACTGCAGCCAAGCTTTTGCATGGCGCTCTGTAATCGGAAAAGGCATATGCCGTGCTCTTAGCATAGGATGCCCATGTTCCATCGTGTATAATGAGGGACCGCCAAGAAACTGAGTAAGAAATTGAATCTGTTTACGTGCAGTTTCAGTAAGATCATCAGGAAAAAGGGGCGCTAGATCCTCGTTTTGTTTGACATGTTGATAAAAATTCGTGACCATTTTTGTTAGAACAGCCTCTCCGCCCAGTTGTTCATATGGGGTCATGTCCATTTCATTCATGGTGAAAACTCCTTCAAGCATTTTTCACAAAATCAGATTCATAACTGGGATTTGGGTGACCGCTGACCACGTTCAAAAAATCCTCAGAGTTTGTTTGTTTTCGAACTCCGCATTTGATGATGCGATAAACTTATTGTAGCAAGGGTATAGCCGGATTAGCAAACAATAGGATTCCCGGAAAAGCCCATAAAAAAACCGCACCTTTCATAAGGGCGGTTAAGCATTCATGCTCTGGTATGATTCCATCACTTTATTTACATAATTTTGTGTTTCTTGAAAAGGAGGGATGCCTCCATATTTAGCTACATTGCCAGGGCCTGCATTATAAGCGGCGAGAGCAAGCTTTTCATCACCGTTATAGCGGTCAAGCATCTGTTTAATGTACTTTACGCCGCCTTCGATATTATCTTCAGGGTTATAGGGATTCTGTACACCAAGCGCCTTTGCCGTCTCAGGCATGAGCTGCATCAATCCCATGGCACCTGCCGGGCTTTTGCTTAATGGGTTAAAACCTGATTCATGCTGTATGACCGAACGGATCAGGCCGGGGTTTACATCATATTTAGCACTGATTCTTTCAAGAATTGAATCGATATCTTTTGCTCCGGATGGGTTCGTTAGCTGTAATGAAGGCTTGGTATTCGGAACAGCCGGCAATGCAGAAACTGTCTTCATTGGTATTACGGGTTCTGCACCAGGCTGATCTAACCTCGCGGCTTCACTCAACTGCTGAAGAATCATGGCAAAAGGTGAAGATACAGGAGCAGCTGCTGTCCCATTTATATTTAACTGCTGAAGCGCCTGAAGCTCCATCAGCATTTTTATAGAATCAATTTTCATTTTTGTTCTCTCCTCAAACTATATGTATAATCATATCAAATGAGGAAGAATTAAACAATCAGAGTTCGCTGTTTTTAGCTTCAAAAAAACGTTGTATTTTATTGAGTGTTTTTCTTTCAGGTATTCCATATTGCTTTAGGAAAGTGCTGAATTCAAGTTCACCTTTTTTTCTTTCTTTCGCTTCATATTCCAGTTCGTAATCGATAACAGAAAGATATTGATTTTCATCGAGGACAAGGAGGCCGTCGCCGGTTTTTCTTTCCGCTCGCTTCGTTGTCAGTGTTCCAAGATAAACGATGCTTTTCGGATCAACGCCTAAATCGGTCAGGATGGAATAAACATGGCCTTTCGCAAACTTTTCGTTATTCATGTAAGAGCTGTATTCTGCTTCGCTGAGTTGTTGATGCGTTTCGAGCAGTCCATCGGAATGAGGCTGCTTTAAGGTTAAAACAAAAGATCCGTTTTTTTCGCGGATTCGCAGGGCACAGCGGTGACTTTTAAGTGAAAAATCGGGGGTATCGAAATAATGGTTCGTCTGTGTGGTAAAAGACTCTTCCTTGAGTGAAAGTTCATTAGATAACCGGAAGAATTCATCAGGGGTGAGCATATTTTTAAACTCTATTTCAACTTCTTGCTCCATATTTAGCACTCCTTCGTATAAGTACTGCACGAATCCCATTATGACACAGCCTTATTTGATTCTCAAATGACAAACTGTCTCTATAATTGTGTTAAACTAAAGAGTAGAATAATTGTTTTTAGGAGGTACAGCATGGCAATCAGACATAACATAAATCAAGCAGAAACAGGTGAACAGCTAACGCTGAGCATAGAGAAGGGTGAAGGCTTTTCCGAATGGAAGGACGGCAGCAGGATGCTTGTTGATTCGGATCAGCTTTCATTCATCTATGTCATGGAAACAGAGGATGACCTCGTATATATTTCGCTGCCAGAGCAGTTTTGGGGACAATTGAATGAAGCCCTTTCTAAAGAACTTCCCGTTGTACTAAAAACAGCTGAAGAAGACCATTCCTTCGAGCTGTCTGCTCTGCATTCTGAACTGTCTTATTTGCTCGAAAACATAAAAGGCAACAGCAATTATGGCGATAATATGCTAGAGGCTGTAGAACGATTGTTTCCAGCGAATAGCAAGTAATAACAGGAAGGTGGATGAGGCAATGGATTGGGAGACCCTTCTCGCCCCCTACAAACAGGCAGTAGATGAATTAAAAGTAAAATTCAGAGGAATAAGGGAACAATTTCAGAAGACCACGAAGCAATCACCGATTGAATTCGTAACAGGAAGGGTAAAGCCTATTAATTCTATTTTGAATAAGGCGTGGCAAAAAAATATACCGTTTGAAAAAATAGAAGAAGAAATTCAGGACATTGCCGGTTTGCGCATCATGTGCCAGTTTACGGATGATATTAAAAAAGTGACAGATATGCTCAGGAACCGCAAAGACTTTGAAATAGTTGAAGAGCGGGATTACATCACGAACAAAAAGCCAAGCGGCTACAGATCCTATCATCTGGTCATCCGTTACCCTGTGCAGACCTTGGAAGGGGAGAAGCCCTTGCTGGCAGAAGTTCAAATCCGTACGCTGGCGATGAATTTTTGGGCAACCATTGAGCATTCTTTAAACTATAAATATCAGGGACAGATCCCGAAAGATATTCAGCTGCGGCTGCAGCGGGCAGCGGAGGCCGCAAGCCGTCTGGATGAAGAAATGGCTGAAATCAGAGGCGAGGTTCAGGAGGCACAAATCGTATTTTCGGAAAGAACGGATGATGGGAAAGGATCCAGTCCGACTACATAATTTCTTCGAAAGAAGGTGATCCATTCGTGAATTTTGCCATTATTTCAAAAGGCGACCAAAAGTCAAATACGCTGAAACAAAAAATTAAGACCTATCTGCAGGAATTTGAGCTGCAATACAATGAGACGGAGCCGGATATCGTGATTACTGTTGGCGGGGATGGCACATTGCTTCACGCTTTCCATCATTATGTTCACCGGATTGACCAGACGGCGTTTGTCGGGATTCACACGGGACACTTAGGCTTTTTCGCCGATTGGGTGCCGGATGAAGTGGAAAAGCTCGTAATCCATATAGCAAAAACACCCTACCAGATTGTAGAATATCCGCTTCTTGAAGTGACAGTCCGCTATCTGGATGATGTTGATGAAAAAAGCTATCTCGCCCTTAATGAATGTACAGTCAAAAGCGGCGAGGGCTCTCTTGTCATGGATGTGGAAATTAAAGGTGATCTGTTTGAAACGTTCCGCGGGGATGGACTCTGTATTTCTACACCATCAGGAAGTACGGCTTATAACAAGGCTCTTGGAGGAGCGATCATTCATCCTTCACTTCCATCCATCCAGCTTTCGGAAATGGCTTCGATCAATAACCGTGTATTCCGTACAATTGGTTCACCCCTGGTGCTTCCTCAGCATCATACATGCATGCTGAAACCGGTGAACGATGTGGATTTCCATATTACCATCGACCATTTGTTTCTGCTGCAAAAGAAAGTCAAATCGATACAATGCCGGGTAGCTGAAGAAAAGATCCGGTTTGCCCGATTCCGTCCTTTCCCATTCTGGAAACGGGTGAAAGAAGCCTTCGTTACCGATTAACAGGAGACATTATGACCACATTTACAATAAAGTGGAAGGTTAAAGAAAATGAGGCTGGTCTGCTGCGTGAATTTTTGCGGCTTCATAAAAATATTTCTAAAAGCGCACTGGCTGATATTAAGTTTACTGGAGGAGAGCTTCTCGTAAATGGAGTACCTTCTACTGTCAGAAAAAGTGTGAACACCGGGGATGAGGTTGAGGTCCGGTTTCCACCCGAGGAAATCAGTTCTCATATGGCGCCGATTCCTATGCTGCTTGATATCCTGTATGAGGATGAACATCTTCTCTTCGTAAACAAGCCTGCAGGGATTCCTACCATACCATCACGCTACCAGCAGAACGGCTCCCTTGCCCAGGGAGTCCTTTCCTATTATGAACAGGAAGGGATTCAGAGCACATTTCATGCCGTCAACCGTCTTGATAAGGATACTTCGGGTCTCGTCATGATTGCGAAGCACCGTTTTGCACATTCGTTATTGTCTCAGCAGCAGAAGAAAAAAGCGATCAAGCGAACCTATCTAGCTGGTGTGGAAGGCAGGTTTGAAAGTCTGAGCGGGACAGTGGACGCCAGCATTGGAAGGAATCCTGATAGTCTGGTTGAAAGGATGGTCACAGATCAAGGTCAGAAGGCCATTACTCATTTTAAAGTGCTGAAGGAGTTGGCGGGGAACAGTCTTGTTTCTCTGCAGCTTGAAACCGGTCGGACCCATCAGATACGCGTTCATATGGCCCATATCGGACATCCGCTGCTCGGAGACGACCTATATGGTGGACCGGTAGATCTGATTTTCCGGCAGGCCCTCCACAGCTGGCAGGTCTCCTTCTATCATCCGTTAGAGGGGAAGATGATGAACGTAGAGGCACCGCTGCCGCAGGATTTACAGCAGCTTTTTGGAGACGTAGCAGAACAGTAAAAAAAAGCCCTTTTGGGGGCTTTTTTTTGTTGGTCCAGTTCTTACAAGAAACTCCGAAACTTTTCTTCAACAAATGGCATAGTCGAAGGTACAGAAACGGTCTGTTTCTCAGGATGGCGCAGGGCGGTCAGGCGGTTACCAAACACGCAGCCGGTATCAATGTTAATGGTGCCATTCACTTCCCGCGGTTCTAAGACAGGAGTATGGCCATAGATGATGCAGGCATTCCCGCTATAATGACTTGCCCAATCCCTTCTAACGGGTGTTCCGTCCGGATTGGTTTTACCTGTAATATCACCGTACAATACAAAGGTCTCAACTTTCTTCCCGGTCTTCCCGATATAATCCTCTCGAATTCCGGCATGGGCAATCACAAGCTGGCCATGGTCAAGTACAAGATAAAGCGGAGAGCTTTCATACAGCTCCATGAAATGATTTTTCACCTGATTAAACTCGCTGGGCGGAAGTTCATTTAGCTCAGCTACGGTTGTTTCCAGTCCATGAGTAATTTTAACATTACGGCCCAGGAAATAGCGGTAAAGCTTATTGCAGTGGTTTCCCGGAACATACAAGGCTTGATCAGCCTTGAACAGCTGATAGACATGTTCCATCACTTTGATAGAGCAGGGGCCACGGTCCGTAAGATCACCAACGAAAACCAGTTTCCGATCCTCATCATGTACAGGCATTTCATTTTTCCATATGTATCCTAGCTTCATGGTTAGTTCATAATATTCATCCCAGCAGCCGTGAATGTCTCCGATTACATCGTATTTCATGTTCGTCACCTCAATTATCCTTTACTTACTATAACCTCAAGAGAAAAGAAAAACACCTGCAAAAACAGGTGTTTTACTCAAACATATATTTTCTTGTCCTTGATCGAACATTGAGCACGAGGCCAAAAGCGATCATCTGGGCCAGAACCGAACTTCCTCCGTAACTGATGAAGGGGAGTGGAATTCCTGTGATCGGCATAACCTGAATATTCATTCCGATATTTTGGAAAACCTGGAACGTGACCATCCCAATTACACCTGCACACAGGTAGCTTCCAAATGCTTCATTGCTTTCTAACGCTGTATTGATCATTCGGTAGATCATAAGGAAGAATAAAGAGATCAATACGCTTGTACCGATAAAGCCCCATTCTTCACCAACGATCGAAAAGATGAAATCCGTCTGTGCCTCTGGAAGGTAAACAGACCCATGGGTAAAGCCCTTTCCGAACAGCTGTCCTGAACCGATGGCCATTAAGGCGTTCCGGATATGGTAACCTTCATCTTTGTGTCCATAGGGATCAAGCCAGGCGTAAAAGCGTTCCAGCTGATATTCATCAAGGATATGATCCAGGAAAAATTGCGGGAAGGTAAAATAGATCCAAACCAGCAAGGTGATAAAAAGAACGCCTATTAAAATGATCACGGCAATAATCCGCCACCTGATTCCGGATACGAGCATCAGACTCAGTGTAAGGGCGATAAACACCAAACTTGTACCGAGGTCAGGCTGCATCAGGATGAGGAGCATTGGAGGCATGACGATCAGCGCAATTTTACCGATAAGCAGCAAATCTTCATGCAAGGTCCGCACAATATATTTTTCATTATGGGTTGCAATGGTATTGCTGATCGAAATAATCAAGGCGACCTTCATCAGCTCTGATGGCTGAAGAGCGAAGGGACCGAAGCGGAACCAAGCTCTTGCCCCATTAATATTCGGTACTAGAGATTCAGGAGCAATTACAATCCCGATCAAGAGCAGGATGCCGAAACCGTACAAATACCATGATAGTTTTCTAAACTGGTCAAAATCCAGAATCATTACACCGGCAACAGCGAAAGCGCCGACTGCGTACCACATAAGCTGCTTGATAACAAAGTTAGAATCATATTGTGCAATTTCCTGGGCACTGTATATGGCCATACAGCTTATGCATATCATTAGAAACAGTAAAAATATTAAATTATAATCAATCTGCTGCAGCGGGGACTGCCTGTTATTTTCCATTGCATTCATACTCCTTATCTCGGATAACATGTTCTATCTTACCGAAAAATGAGAAGTTTGCATAC
This genomic stretch from Fictibacillus marinisediminis harbors:
- a CDS encoding competence protein CoiA, translated to MLVAHTSTGKRISLHTGYSKEELRSIQKSSGFYCPQCNEKVQIKAGNKKIWHFSHVPGVTNCTLSRGESMYHLLGKKLLYEHVIKEFPNALLEPFFPDIFQRPDIWIPPQIPIEFQCSAIPSPILIERSKGYISRGMTPFWILGKKRLKTLSSTTFQISSFDWLTARISSVNHLPSLYYFCPVEAKVYHLSSIVPVTSTRVYGKLDSYPLCEYSFQTPHHLQPSKRDSPLFQVKSWLNAKKQWRLHAFKQNHQTYRQLKILFLKNHSTLTYFPSEAGMPVPFAYTLQEPSFIWQSYVLLNSIIPVQIGESFQFSSVFNHMKWLIHKKIITLRELPLITDVHYSFAVMHYLNLLCYYGIIKRVGKKEFVKIRDPVFPNTMDQALANDFILMESGVKHGVNILFSGKM
- the pepF gene encoding oligoendopeptidase F, coding for MAQTKSKSLPKREELLQQDTWDLEAVYATNDKWEEEFNEVKGLLPELKEFQGKLGESAETLYHYFQKQDELTKKLGKLYTYAHMRYDQDTTNSFYQGLNDRASNLATQVSSSLSFAVPEILSLPEETIQTYVKEYKELALYKHALDEINRQRPHVLSKEEEALLADVSEVTASASTTFGMLNNADLKFPEIKDENGDEVEVTHGRYIRFLESSDRRVREDAFKAVYGTYDKFKNTFASTLAGTVKKDNFFARTRKFESARQAALDSNNIPEEVYENLVKTVNDHLHLLHRYVDIRKRALNVDELHMYDLYTPLVQDVKMEVPYKEAKNLVLESLKPMGDEYVGIVKEGLEKRWIDVHENAGKRSGAYSSGAYGTMPYILLNWQDNVNNLFTLTHEIGHSVHSYYTREYQPYPYADYSIFVAEVASTCNEALLNHYMLNKTKDKQEKLYLLNHHLEGFRGTVFRQTMFAEFEQAIHVKAANGEPLTPELLTKIYYDLNLKYFGENVVIDKEIGLEWSRIPHFYYNFYVYQYATGFSAAASLSKQILEEGESAVSRYIDFLKAGSSDYPIEVLKKAGVDMTTSKPIEDALKVFEEILDEMEDLLFEK
- a CDS encoding ClpXP adapter SpxH family protein — its product is MTPFEAEYPYEAKHKGNFTASSCHKPLELYSVIDPLCPECWALEPILKKLQVEYGQYFTLRHIIGGKLDSLNSFRRRKGHQSAERIADRWEKTANMTGMSCDGDLWFEDPILAPYLVFLAIKAAELQGKQSGNKFLRKLREHLFLQKQNISKEEVLFEIAKNVGLDAYEFIKDMHSQSAIKALQCDWKFTNEMEIDQIPTLIIFNDKAEEDGIKIAGSYQYSIYVEIIAEMLGFHPEPKSPPPLEEFMKIYRFVATKELSVVYNLAANEIEKAMKKLVLQQVVERVPVKYGTFWRYNSSQVG
- a CDS encoding globin, whose protein sequence is MNEMDMTPYEQLGGEAVLTKMVTNFYQHVKQNEDLAPLFPDDLTETARKQIQFLTQFLGGPSLYTMEHGHPMLRARHMPFPITERHAKAWLQCMGKAMDSVSLEGPLRDFIISRLTMTAYHMVNTSDDSHGKENKY
- a CDS encoding lytic transglycosylase domain-containing protein is translated as MKIDSIKMLMELQALQQLNINGTAAAPVSSPFAMILQQLSEAARLDQPGAEPVIPMKTVSALPAVPNTKPSLQLTNPSGAKDIDSILERISAKYDVNPGLIRSVIQHESGFNPLSKSPAGAMGLMQLMPETAKALGVQNPYNPEDNIEGGVKYIKQMLDRYNGDEKLALAAYNAGPGNVAKYGGIPPFQETQNYVNKVMESYQSMNA
- a CDS encoding CYTH domain-containing protein, yielding MEQEVEIEFKNMLTPDEFFRLSNELSLKEESFTTQTNHYFDTPDFSLKSHRCALRIREKNGSFVLTLKQPHSDGLLETHQQLSEAEYSSYMNNEKFAKGHVYSILTDLGVDPKSIVYLGTLTTKRAERKTGDGLLVLDENQYLSVIDYELEYEAKERKKGELEFSTFLKQYGIPERKTLNKIQRFFEAKNSEL
- a CDS encoding GTP pyrophosphokinase, giving the protein MDWETLLAPYKQAVDELKVKFRGIREQFQKTTKQSPIEFVTGRVKPINSILNKAWQKNIPFEKIEEEIQDIAGLRIMCQFTDDIKKVTDMLRNRKDFEIVEERDYITNKKPSGYRSYHLVIRYPVQTLEGEKPLLAEVQIRTLAMNFWATIEHSLNYKYQGQIPKDIQLRLQRAAEAASRLDEEMAEIRGEVQEAQIVFSERTDDGKGSSPTT
- a CDS encoding NAD kinase codes for the protein MNFAIISKGDQKSNTLKQKIKTYLQEFELQYNETEPDIVITVGGDGTLLHAFHHYVHRIDQTAFVGIHTGHLGFFADWVPDEVEKLVIHIAKTPYQIVEYPLLEVTVRYLDDVDEKSYLALNECTVKSGEGSLVMDVEIKGDLFETFRGDGLCISTPSGSTAYNKALGGAIIHPSLPSIQLSEMASINNRVFRTIGSPLVLPQHHTCMLKPVNDVDFHITIDHLFLLQKKVKSIQCRVAEEKIRFARFRPFPFWKRVKEAFVTD
- a CDS encoding RluA family pseudouridine synthase gives rise to the protein MTTFTIKWKVKENEAGLLREFLRLHKNISKSALADIKFTGGELLVNGVPSTVRKSVNTGDEVEVRFPPEEISSHMAPIPMLLDILYEDEHLLFVNKPAGIPTIPSRYQQNGSLAQGVLSYYEQEGIQSTFHAVNRLDKDTSGLVMIAKHRFAHSLLSQQQKKKAIKRTYLAGVEGRFESLSGTVDASIGRNPDSLVERMVTDQGQKAITHFKVLKELAGNSLVSLQLETGRTHQIRVHMAHIGHPLLGDDLYGGPVDLIFRQALHSWQVSFYHPLEGKMMNVEAPLPQDLQQLFGDVAEQ
- the prpE gene encoding bis(5'-nucleosyl)-tetraphosphatase PrpE — protein: MKYDVIGDIHGCWDEYYELTMKLGYIWKNEMPVHDEDRKLVFVGDLTDRGPCSIKVMEHVYQLFKADQALYVPGNHCNKLYRYFLGRNVKITHGLETTVAELNELPPSEFNQVKNHFMELYESSPLYLVLDHGQLVIAHAGIREDYIGKTGKKVETFVLYGDITGKTNPDGTPVRRDWASHYSGNACIIYGHTPVLEPREVNGTINIDTGCVFGNRLTALRHPEKQTVSVPSTMPFVEEKFRSFL
- a CDS encoding FtsW/RodA/SpoVE family cell cycle protein, which translates into the protein MENNRQSPLQQIDYNLIFLLFLMICISCMAIYSAQEIAQYDSNFVIKQLMWYAVGAFAVAGVMILDFDQFRKLSWYLYGFGILLLIGIVIAPESLVPNINGARAWFRFGPFALQPSELMKVALIISISNTIATHNEKYIVRTLHEDLLLIGKIALIVMPPMLLILMQPDLGTSLVFIALTLSLMLVSGIRWRIIAVIILIGVLFITLLVWIYFTFPQFFLDHILDEYQLERFYAWLDPYGHKDEGYHIRNALMAIGSGQLFGKGFTHGSVYLPEAQTDFIFSIVGEEWGFIGTSVLISLFFLMIYRMINTALESNEAFGSYLCAGVIGMVTFQVFQNIGMNIQVMPITGIPLPFISYGGSSVLAQMIAFGLVLNVRSRTRKYMFE